A stretch of the Acidobacteriota bacterium genome encodes the following:
- the nuoL gene encoding NADH-quinone oxidoreductase subunit L, which translates to MFFLEHIWIVPLLPLAGAAVMFFFGRAWRTPTPAGAEGVSSHGGHDDAGASPADTAHDPHAAHGPADPHAHPPAPHHAPERLPHAFVNAVCVGAVVLAFLWACMAVWQYTDWAAAHDHAAYDTCVPTAGGACYTWLGTDDGRMVYPSHGGFSQFKVEAGFLLDPLSAIWLLFVTGVGMLIHIYSTGYMAHEGGYYRFFGYLNLFMFSMLVLILANNYALMFVGWEGVGLCSYLLIGFYFQRPSASTAANKAFIVNRIGDAGFILGMFSIAWYFGTVKYTAVTELARSGHFASGDAVITFATLMLFVGACGKSAQIPLYIWLPDAMEGPTPVSALIHAATMVTAGVYMVARSNALFVLAPETMKVVAIVGALTAIFAASIGLVQNDIKRVLAYSTVSQLGYMFLALGVGAFAAGVFHVFTHAFFKALLFLGSGSVIHAMSGEQDMRKMGALGKKIPVTHWTMLVGTLAIAGIPGLAGFFSKDEILWQTWHSENGAYRILWYMAFVTALMTSFYMFRLMYLTFQGRPRMSPEVESHVHESPKSMTVPLVILAFCAVFAGYLGFPHSLGGSNRFEKFLEPVFAGEAKEMVRTGEGKQLAAGEKAEEKTDTAEYILMFLSVGAAFAGWGLAKRAYQNADRGYREPIEVAAKPVYNVLYNKYWVDEAYDYVFTGRKKLGNVRLGAMGLGDALWKFDANVIDGGVNGAGWLTKLAGTLSSWWDKWIIDGIGVNGPAILTRVASYPARLFQWGQVQFYALVMVLGLIGFVAYYVWR; encoded by the coding sequence ATGTTCTTCTTAGAACACATATGGATAGTGCCGCTGCTGCCGCTGGCCGGCGCAGCGGTGATGTTCTTCTTTGGAAGGGCATGGCGGACGCCTACGCCGGCCGGAGCGGAAGGCGTTTCTTCGCACGGGGGACACGACGATGCGGGAGCGTCGCCGGCTGATACCGCCCACGACCCGCACGCGGCGCACGGTCCGGCCGATCCGCATGCGCATCCGCCGGCGCCGCACCACGCTCCGGAAAGATTGCCGCACGCCTTCGTCAACGCCGTCTGTGTGGGCGCGGTGGTGCTGGCGTTCCTGTGGGCATGCATGGCGGTATGGCAATACACCGACTGGGCGGCGGCGCATGATCACGCGGCCTACGACACCTGCGTACCAACCGCGGGCGGCGCCTGCTACACCTGGCTGGGCACCGACGATGGCCGAATGGTATATCCGAGCCACGGGGGATTCTCGCAGTTCAAGGTGGAGGCGGGCTTCCTGCTCGATCCACTCTCGGCAATCTGGCTGCTGTTCGTGACCGGCGTTGGCATGCTGATCCACATCTACTCGACCGGATACATGGCACACGAGGGTGGGTACTACCGCTTCTTCGGTTACCTGAACCTTTTCATGTTCTCCATGCTGGTATTGATCCTGGCGAACAACTACGCGCTGATGTTCGTGGGCTGGGAAGGCGTGGGCCTATGCTCCTATCTGCTGATCGGGTTCTACTTCCAGCGGCCCTCGGCGTCCACGGCGGCGAACAAAGCGTTCATCGTGAACCGCATCGGTGATGCGGGATTCATCTTGGGGATGTTCTCGATCGCGTGGTACTTCGGCACGGTGAAGTACACGGCGGTGACGGAGTTGGCGCGCAGCGGACACTTCGCTTCCGGCGACGCCGTGATCACCTTCGCCACGCTCATGCTGTTCGTGGGCGCGTGCGGCAAGTCGGCGCAGATCCCACTCTATATCTGGCTGCCGGACGCGATGGAAGGTCCCACCCCGGTCTCTGCTTTGATCCATGCCGCGACCATGGTGACGGCGGGCGTCTACATGGTGGCGCGCTCGAACGCGCTATTCGTGCTGGCCCCGGAGACGATGAAGGTGGTGGCCATCGTGGGCGCGCTGACGGCGATATTCGCGGCGTCCATCGGGCTGGTGCAGAACGACATCAAGCGCGTGCTGGCGTATTCGACCGTCTCGCAGCTCGGATATATGTTCCTGGCGCTCGGCGTGGGCGCATTCGCCGCCGGCGTGTTCCACGTGTTCACGCATGCGTTCTTCAAGGCGTTGCTGTTCCTTGGCTCCGGCTCCGTTATCCATGCGATGAGCGGCGAGCAGGACATGCGCAAGATGGGCGCGCTGGGGAAGAAGATCCCGGTGACACATTGGACGATGCTGGTGGGAACGCTGGCCATCGCGGGAATTCCCGGACTAGCCGGCTTCTTCTCGAAGGACGAGATCCTGTGGCAGACGTGGCACAGCGAGAACGGCGCGTACCGGATCCTGTGGTACATGGCGTTCGTAACCGCGCTGATGACCAGCTTCTATATGTTCCGGCTGATGTACCTGACGTTCCAGGGACGGCCGAGGATGTCTCCTGAAGTCGAGAGCCACGTGCACGAATCGCCGAAGTCGATGACGGTGCCGCTGGTCATCCTGGCATTCTGCGCCGTGTTCGCGGGATACCTTGGCTTCCCGCACTCGCTGGGCGGATCGAACCGCTTTGAGAAGTTCCTGGAGCCGGTATTCGCGGGCGAAGCCAAAGAGATGGTTCGCACCGGTGAAGGGAAGCAGCTCGCCGCTGGCGAAAAGGCGGAAGAGAAGACTGACACCGCCGAGTACATCCTGATGTTCCTCTCGGTAGGCGCGGCGTTCGCGGGCTGGGGATTGGCGAAGCGCGCGTACCAGAACGCTGACCGGGGATATCGCGAGCCCATCGAGGTGGCGGCGAAGCCGGTCTACAACGTCCTCTACAACAAGTATTGGGTGGACGAAGCTTACGACTACGTCTTTACCGGTCGGAAGAAGCTCGGCAACGTGCGCCTTGGGGCGATGGGATTAGGCGACGCGTTATGGAAGTTCGACGCCAACGTGATAGACGGCGGCGTGAACGGGGCCGGCTGGCTCACCAAGCTAGCCGGGACGCTCTCGAGCTGGTGGGACAAGTGGATCATCGACGGCATCGGCGTGAACGGGCCGGCGATACTGACGCGCGTGGCGTCGTATCCGGCGCGACTGTTCCAGTGGGGACAGGTGCAGTTTTACGCACTGGTGATGGTGTTGGGACTGATCGGATTCGTGGCGTATTACGTGTGGCGGTAG